Proteins encoded in a region of the Pigmentiphaga litoralis genome:
- a CDS encoding putative bifunctional diguanylate cyclase/phosphodiesterase, producing the protein MLQPSSISSFAQQLGAVTERRALLRELSVLINERRRAAVLAVNIPQQTDAPTRDDIVRRIRPYVRLDDLMCLLEDGNLIVVLRDLGDKASAIGAAQRLFQRCALLQSIGVSADDAFVSFGIVMLPSDLSQPENVVQRAEQAARYASRTHARWVCWSNGPDDVDSVVLTREDTLATEVIQGLERDEFELYYQPQLEMGSGRLRGMEALIRWRRGDTIVPPGDFIPAIEAAGLSAALGSWVLRKACQQISAWRAEGLHCPRVAVNLSAAQLQGDLVDIVWHMLAEYQTEANQLEIELTESTEIAHPEEALAITGQLAEMGISFSLDDFGTGYSSFVRLKAAPFQAVKIERQFVANMMTDPYDMEMIRAVIEFGRKVNIATIAEGVETQEQYDILREMGCDAWQGFLCSRPMPLADATAFLRTARV; encoded by the coding sequence ATGCTTCAACCCTCAAGCATCTCGAGTTTTGCCCAGCAGCTTGGCGCCGTCACCGAACGACGGGCCTTGTTGCGTGAGCTATCCGTCCTTATCAATGAGCGGCGGCGCGCGGCCGTCCTGGCCGTCAACATTCCCCAGCAGACGGACGCCCCGACGCGGGACGACATCGTTCGCCGCATCCGGCCCTACGTGCGCCTGGACGACCTGATGTGCCTGCTCGAAGACGGCAATCTGATCGTGGTGTTGCGGGATCTGGGCGACAAGGCCAGCGCCATCGGTGCGGCCCAGCGGCTGTTCCAGCGCTGCGCGCTGCTGCAGTCGATCGGGGTATCGGCCGACGACGCCTTCGTGTCGTTCGGCATCGTCATGCTGCCCAGTGACTTGTCGCAGCCCGAAAACGTGGTGCAGCGGGCCGAGCAGGCCGCGCGCTACGCCAGCCGCACGCACGCCCGCTGGGTGTGCTGGAGCAACGGCCCCGACGACGTCGACAGTGTGGTGCTGACGCGCGAAGACACGCTGGCCACCGAAGTGATCCAGGGGCTGGAGCGCGACGAATTCGAACTCTATTACCAGCCGCAACTGGAAATGGGCAGCGGCCGCCTGCGCGGCATGGAAGCGCTGATCCGCTGGCGCCGCGGCGATACCATCGTGCCGCCGGGCGACTTCATTCCGGCCATCGAAGCTGCCGGCCTGAGCGCCGCTCTGGGGTCGTGGGTGCTGCGCAAGGCCTGCCAGCAGATTTCGGCCTGGCGGGCCGAGGGGCTGCATTGCCCGCGCGTGGCGGTGAACCTGAGCGCCGCGCAATTGCAGGGCGATCTGGTCGACATCGTGTGGCACATGCTGGCTGAATACCAGACCGAGGCGAATCAGCTGGAAATCGAGCTGACCGAATCGACCGAAATCGCGCACCCCGAAGAAGCCCTGGCGATCACCGGCCAGCTGGCCGAGATGGGCATCAGCTTCAGCCTGGACGATTTCGGCACCGGCTATTCCAGTTTCGTGCGCCTGAAAGCGGCCCCGTTCCAGGCAGTCAAGATCGAACGCCAGTTCGTGGCGAACATGATGACCGATCCCTACGACATGGAAATGATTCGCGCGGTGATCGAATTTGGCCGCAAGGTCAATATCGCGACCATCGCCGAAGGGGTGGAAACGCAGGAGCAGTACGACATCCTGCGCGAGATGGGCTGCGATGCGTGGCAGGGATTTCTGTGTTCGCGGCCCATGCCGCTGGCCGACGCGACGGCCTTCCTGCGCACCGCCCGGGTCTAG
- a CDS encoding diguanylate cyclase domain-containing protein, giving the protein MPASRPKILVVDDTPANLFAMRRLLAQVDADVIECASGNEALSLCLDHQFALVLLDVNMPDMDGFEVADIMSDELHLEETPIIFVTAAYADDLSRLKGYRSGAVDYIAKPVNDAILLSKVKVFLELYGSKARLTDALASLEQRNEQLRLEIAERRRIEAQMRHQATHDLLTGLPNRALFIETLDQALSRAQRHDEKFGLLYIDIDGFKAVNDSFGHQAGDMLLVEIAQRLRAILRVEDTVARLGGDEFAVVVDHAGDPDALMRKCMEICARLGQPYQLTANGDAFEARVGASIGAAVYPQHGATRDSLIQAADDAMYAAKRAGKNSGQLAVTQRG; this is encoded by the coding sequence GTGCCTGCCTCCCGACCAAAGATCCTGGTCGTCGATGACACTCCCGCCAACCTGTTCGCCATGCGCCGGCTGCTCGCGCAGGTCGATGCCGACGTGATCGAGTGCGCGTCCGGCAACGAGGCGTTGTCGCTGTGCCTGGATCACCAGTTCGCGCTGGTGCTGCTCGATGTCAACATGCCCGACATGGACGGCTTCGAAGTCGCCGACATCATGAGCGACGAATTGCACCTGGAAGAAACGCCGATCATTTTCGTGACGGCCGCCTATGCCGACGACCTGAGCCGCCTGAAGGGCTACCGGTCGGGCGCGGTCGACTACATTGCCAAGCCGGTGAACGATGCGATCCTGTTGTCCAAGGTCAAGGTGTTCCTGGAACTGTATGGCAGCAAGGCCCGGCTGACGGATGCGCTGGCGTCACTGGAGCAACGCAATGAACAGCTGCGGCTCGAGATTGCCGAACGCCGGCGGATCGAAGCGCAGATGCGCCACCAGGCCACCCACGACCTGCTGACCGGCCTGCCCAATCGCGCGCTGTTCATCGAAACGCTGGACCAGGCGCTGAGCCGCGCGCAACGCCACGACGAAAAGTTCGGCCTGCTGTACATCGACATCGACGGGTTCAAGGCGGTGAACGACAGCTTCGGCCATCAGGCCGGCGACATGCTGCTGGTCGAGATCGCGCAGCGGCTGCGTGCCATCTTGCGCGTGGAAGACACGGTGGCGCGGCTGGGCGGGGACGAGTTTGCGGTGGTGGTGGATCACGCCGGCGACCCCGACGCCCTGATGCGCAAGTGCATGGAGATCTGCGCCAGGCTGGGTCAGCCCTATCAGCTGACGGCCAATGGCGACGCGTTCGAGGCGCGGGTCGGCGCCAGCATCGGCGCGGCCGTCTACCCGCAGCACGGTGCCACGCGCGACAGCCTGATCCAGGCGGCGGACGACGCCATGTACGCCGCCAAGCGGGCCGGCAAGAACAGCGGGCAGCTGGCGGTCACGCAGCGCGGGTGA
- a CDS encoding chemotaxis protein CheB: protein MPPLPELIVIGCSAGGLHAMQVVLGGLDPRLPVPVVIVTHTASNEVDLICDLLRRHTALPVIEAAERCAPAAGVVHIAPSGYHLLISSDGRFELSVDAKVCFVRPSIDVLFSSAAFASRGMLIGVVMTGANQDGAEGLLAVRRAGGLAIVQDPAEAEVPVMPQACLDLSGADHCLRLADIAPLINRIFHP, encoded by the coding sequence ATGCCTCCCCTGCCTGAACTGATCGTGATCGGCTGCTCGGCCGGCGGTCTGCATGCCATGCAGGTCGTGCTGGGCGGACTGGACCCGCGTTTGCCCGTGCCCGTGGTGATCGTGACGCATACCGCATCCAACGAAGTGGATCTGATCTGCGACCTGCTGCGCCGGCACACCGCCCTGCCCGTGATCGAGGCCGCCGAGCGCTGCGCGCCCGCGGCAGGCGTCGTCCACATTGCGCCTTCGGGCTATCATCTGCTCATCAGTAGCGACGGCCGCTTCGAATTATCGGTCGATGCCAAGGTGTGTTTCGTTCGCCCCAGCATCGATGTCCTCTTTTCTTCTGCGGCGTTTGCATCCAGGGGGATGCTCATCGGTGTAGTGATGACTGGCGCCAATCAGGACGGCGCCGAAGGCCTGCTTGCCGTGCGGCGGGCTGGCGGCCTGGCTATCGTGCAGGACCCTGCCGAAGCCGAAGTGCCGGTCATGCCGCAAGCCTGCCTGGACCTGTCAGGCGCCGACCATTGCCTGCGCCTTGCCGACATTGCCCCGTTGATCAACCGGATATTTCACCCTTGA
- a CDS encoding CheR family methyltransferase yields the protein MTAAQNGRPPVSADIQDLEVDLFVQALQRCHGYDLSDYARASLKRRVIHLADQQGAASVSDLIPRLLHDPAFLPTAISGLSVPVSELFRDPQVFAALREQVFPLLASYPQINIWQAGCAFGEETYSLAILLEEAGLYDRCHIYATDISDAALTRAREGIFPVRDARAAAVRYLAAGGSRSLSDYYHARYELIKFDAALRRNVTFANHNLAGDGVFCEAHLIVCRNVLIYFNDALQNRTLGLFAASLVRGGFLCLGTKENISFAPAAGEFVGVDVPSRIFRLARPA from the coding sequence ATGACCGCGGCGCAGAACGGCCGGCCCCCGGTCAGCGCCGACATCCAGGACCTGGAAGTGGACCTGTTCGTGCAGGCGCTGCAACGCTGCCACGGGTACGACCTGAGCGACTACGCCAGGGCATCGCTCAAGCGCCGCGTGATCCACCTGGCCGACCAGCAAGGCGCGGCCAGCGTGAGCGACCTCATTCCGCGCCTGCTCCATGACCCGGCCTTTTTGCCGACGGCGATATCGGGCCTGTCGGTGCCGGTGTCGGAACTGTTTCGCGACCCGCAGGTGTTCGCCGCCCTGCGTGAACAGGTGTTCCCGCTGCTGGCGTCCTACCCGCAGATCAACATCTGGCAGGCCGGGTGCGCCTTTGGCGAAGAGACCTATTCGCTGGCCATCCTGCTTGAAGAAGCCGGCCTGTACGACCGCTGCCACATCTATGCCACCGACATTTCCGACGCCGCGCTGACGCGGGCGCGCGAAGGGATCTTTCCGGTGCGCGATGCGCGGGCGGCGGCGGTGCGCTATCTCGCCGCCGGCGGATCGCGGTCCTTGTCGGACTACTATCACGCGCGTTACGAGCTGATCAAATTCGATGCGGCCTTGCGCCGCAACGTCACGTTTGCCAACCACAACCTGGCAGGCGATGGCGTGTTCTGCGAAGCGCACCTGATCGTCTGCCGCAATGTGCTGATCTACTTCAACGACGCCTTGCAGAACCGCACGCTGGGCCTGTTCGCGGCCAGCCTGGTGCGCGGCGGCTTCCTGTGCCTGGGCACGAAGGAAAACATTTCGTTCGCGCCCGCGGCCGGTGAATTCGTTGGCGTGGATGTGCCTTCGCGCATCTTCCGGCTTGCGCGGCCAGCCTAG
- a CDS encoding hybrid sensor histidine kinase/response regulator, with protein MKLHQTWLGDVSLLAKVSLVVGLLIGLFALSSAGTALVEKEQQDIQQATRDTTLLLREVNRATRFLFERQYEMRQILFSGLSPDTTLYDAADQGFHDVLHKIIEAARGDALQSSRLDRVVEVDRRWISTVSTPIITAVKAAWQQDGSLSVTERERIFQTASANSTTRTPDIIQLMDQVAQVARDGLEERERRLDDTEMQRRWLSYGSLVLALLGGAAALWLSVSLITRPLRQLADLMTRLARHDHDIDIPAVGRRDEVGVIARALEAFKAMAIETADQNWIKSGIASVSTRLQRVDTHRDYANTLLSEVAPLLNAGAGLLYLHDTTEERLVRTGSYGYRAQGDRPDHYAIGEGLVGQCAAERKPLAIADVPPGYLDIHSGSGQASPRHVLLLPVVSRERLLAVIELASFSHPTSRQQRLLDALGPLVALSLDNITRAVRTRELLEQTQAQAGELRASEEELRTQQEELQASNEELRQKSDTLNQQKSILETLQQETQSKAEALTRANQYKSEFLANMSHELRTPLNSLLILSNDLAENGDGNLSGDQVESARIIHESGSNLLRLINDILDLSKIEAGKMDLLLEPVDLTRFASTLKRNFNRIAKDKQVDFTVLVDDGMPPSVVGDGGKLEQVASNLLSNAFKFTRLGAVHMRIGRPYKDYPGFDSRSTVAIEVTDTGIGIPDDKLGRVFGAFEQVDASTSRQYGGTGLGLAISRQLMKLHHGDIVLHSELGQGSTFTMLLPDTQPATPQTATGQGDGNSPATADSRTAPRAHARSEGARFRPMPAAPLPTLSATAVTGIIVEDDRQSITPGDTAILVIEDDPAFARILTDLIRRKGLKALAAGDGEAGLHLARTYRPTGILLDVMLPSMDGWSVIEHLKADPAVRHIPVHFISALDESARGRELGAVGFLTKPVTSEALTGAFERLLHFKADNTRRLLVVDDDPISRAAVRKLVASPTVEVIESASAEDALAKLNVLAYDCIVLDLGLPGMSGFDFLEQMRSEAGQAPVVVYSARELTREESLRIREHTDSIVIKGARSPERLIDEVSLFLHSINQQGGAAREDTGEELVGRKVLVVDDDMRNIFALSKVLRAKGLEVSLAQDGQKALKVLDESPDIELVLMDVMMPVMDGYETIQEIRKDPRFGKLPIISLTAKAMRGDREKSLAAGANDYLSKPIDIPKLLSMMRVWLP; from the coding sequence ATGAAACTCCACCAAACCTGGCTTGGCGACGTCTCGTTGCTGGCCAAAGTCTCGCTCGTTGTCGGCCTTCTGATCGGTCTGTTCGCCCTGTCTTCCGCGGGCACCGCCCTGGTCGAAAAAGAGCAGCAGGACATCCAGCAGGCGACGCGCGATACCACCCTGCTGCTGCGCGAAGTGAATCGGGCCACACGTTTCCTGTTCGAGCGCCAGTACGAAATGCGGCAGATCCTGTTTTCGGGCCTGTCGCCGGACACCACGCTGTATGACGCGGCCGACCAGGGCTTCCACGACGTGCTGCACAAGATCATCGAAGCGGCACGCGGCGATGCCTTGCAATCCAGCCGGCTGGACCGGGTGGTGGAAGTGGACCGCCGCTGGATCAGCACCGTATCGACCCCCATCATTACCGCCGTCAAGGCCGCCTGGCAGCAGGACGGCAGCCTGTCGGTGACCGAGCGCGAACGTATCTTCCAGACCGCGTCGGCCAATTCCACGACCCGCACCCCTGACATCATTCAGCTGATGGACCAGGTCGCCCAAGTGGCCCGCGACGGACTGGAAGAACGGGAACGCCGGCTGGACGACACCGAAATGCAGCGCCGCTGGCTGAGCTACGGTTCGCTGGTGCTTGCGCTGCTGGGCGGGGCCGCGGCGCTGTGGCTGTCGGTGTCGCTGATCACGCGGCCGCTGCGCCAACTCGCCGACCTGATGACCCGGCTGGCCCGTCATGATCACGACATCGACATTCCCGCAGTCGGCCGCCGCGACGAAGTCGGCGTGATTGCGCGGGCGCTGGAAGCCTTCAAGGCCATGGCCATCGAAACGGCCGACCAGAACTGGATCAAGTCCGGCATTGCCTCGGTGTCGACCCGTCTGCAACGCGTGGACACGCATCGCGACTACGCCAACACCCTGCTGTCGGAAGTCGCGCCGCTGCTCAACGCCGGTGCAGGCCTGCTCTACCTGCATGACACGACCGAAGAACGCCTGGTGCGCACCGGCAGCTACGGCTACCGCGCGCAAGGTGACCGACCGGACCACTACGCCATTGGCGAAGGCCTGGTAGGCCAGTGCGCCGCCGAACGCAAGCCGCTGGCCATTGCCGACGTGCCACCCGGCTACCTGGACATCCATTCGGGCAGCGGCCAGGCATCGCCCCGCCATGTGCTGCTGCTGCCCGTGGTGTCGCGCGAGCGCCTGCTGGCCGTGATCGAACTGGCCAGCTTTTCGCATCCCACGTCGCGCCAGCAGCGCTTGCTGGACGCCTTGGGTCCGCTGGTGGCCCTGTCGCTCGACAACATCACCCGCGCCGTGCGCACCCGCGAATTGCTCGAGCAGACCCAGGCCCAGGCCGGCGAGCTGCGCGCGTCCGAAGAAGAATTGCGGACCCAGCAGGAAGAACTGCAGGCGTCCAACGAAGAACTGCGGCAGAAGTCGGACACGCTCAATCAGCAGAAAAGCATTCTGGAAACCCTGCAGCAGGAAACGCAAAGCAAGGCCGAAGCGCTGACCCGCGCGAACCAGTACAAGTCGGAATTTCTGGCGAACATGTCGCACGAATTGCGCACGCCCTTGAACAGCCTGTTGATCCTGTCGAATGACCTGGCCGAAAACGGTGACGGCAATTTATCGGGCGATCAGGTGGAATCGGCGCGCATCATTCATGAAAGCGGGTCGAACCTGCTGCGCCTGATCAACGACATCCTGGATCTGTCCAAGATTGAAGCGGGCAAGATGGACCTGCTGCTGGAACCGGTGGACCTGACGCGCTTTGCGTCCACCCTCAAGCGCAACTTCAACCGCATCGCCAAGGACAAGCAGGTCGACTTCACGGTGCTGGTCGATGACGGCATGCCGCCGTCGGTGGTGGGTGATGGCGGCAAGCTGGAACAGGTTGCCAGCAACCTGCTCAGCAACGCCTTCAAGTTCACCCGGCTGGGCGCGGTACACATGCGCATCGGCCGCCCCTACAAGGACTATCCGGGCTTTGACAGCCGCAGCACGGTCGCGATCGAAGTCACCGATACCGGCATCGGCATTCCGGACGACAAGCTGGGCCGCGTGTTTGGCGCGTTCGAGCAGGTGGATGCCAGCACCAGCCGCCAGTACGGCGGCACGGGCCTGGGCCTGGCCATCTCGCGGCAGCTGATGAAGCTGCATCATGGCGACATCGTGCTGCACAGCGAACTCGGCCAGGGCAGCACCTTCACGATGCTGCTGCCCGACACGCAGCCGGCCACGCCGCAGACGGCCACCGGCCAGGGCGACGGCAACAGCCCCGCGACGGCTGACTCCCGCACCGCCCCGCGCGCGCATGCGCGATCCGAAGGCGCACGCTTTCGTCCCATGCCCGCCGCGCCGTTGCCCACCCTGTCGGCCACCGCCGTCACCGGCATCATTGTCGAGGACGACCGCCAATCCATCACGCCCGGCGACACCGCCATCCTGGTGATCGAGGACGACCCGGCGTTTGCCCGCATCCTGACCGACCTGATCCGCCGCAAGGGCCTCAAGGCGCTGGCCGCGGGCGATGGCGAAGCAGGCCTGCATCTGGCGCGCACCTATCGACCCACGGGCATCCTGCTCGACGTCATGCTGCCCAGCATGGACGGCTGGAGCGTGATCGAACACCTGAAGGCCGACCCGGCCGTGCGGCACATTCCCGTGCACTTCATTTCTGCGCTGGATGAAAGCGCCCGCGGCCGCGAACTGGGCGCCGTGGGCTTCCTGACCAAGCCGGTCACGTCCGAAGCGCTGACCGGCGCGTTCGAGCGCCTGCTGCACTTCAAGGCCGACAACACCCGCCGTCTGCTGGTCGTGGATGACGATCCGATTTCGCGCGCAGCCGTGCGCAAGCTGGTGGCTTCGCCCACGGTGGAAGTGATCGAGTCGGCGTCGGCCGAAGACGCGCTGGCCAAGCTGAATGTGTTGGCCTACGACTGCATCGTGCTGGACCTGGGCCTGCCCGGCATGTCGGGCTTCGACTTCCTGGAACAGATGCGCAGCGAAGCCGGCCAGGCGCCGGTGGTGGTGTATTCGGCCCGTGAACTGACGCGTGAAGAAAGCCTGCGGATTCGTGAGCACACTGACAGTATCGTGATCAAGGGCGCGCGGTCGCCGGAACGCCTGATCGATGAAGTCAGCCTGTTCCTGCACAGCATCAACCAGCAGGGCGGCGCCGCGCGCGAAGATACCGGCGAAGAACTGGTGGGCCGCAAGGTGCTGGTCGTGGACGACGACATGCGCAACATCTTTGCGCTGTCGAAGGTGCTGCGGGCCAAGGGCCTGGAAGTCAGCCTGGCGCAAGATGGCCAGAAGGCGCTGAAGGTGCTGGACGAATCCCCCGACATCGAACTGGTCCTGATGGACGTGATGATGCCGGTCATGGACGGCTACGAAACCATCCAGGAGATCCGCAAGGACCCCCGCTTTGGCAAGCTGCCGATCATTTCGCTGACCGCCAAAGCCATGCGCGGTGACCGCGAAAAAAGCCTGGCCGCAGGCGCCAACGATTACCTGTCCAAGCCCATCGACATTCCCAAGCTGCTGTCCATGATGCGGGTGTGGTTGCCATGA
- a CDS encoding Bug family tripartite tricarboxylate transporter substrate binding protein gives MTTTSLLPSLRTLAASALLASATLALPMAASAQAAFPNKPVRLIVPTAPGGGTDFMARVLAQKLTDKLGVSVVVENKGGAGGTIGSDYVAKAPADGYTLLMGYIGTHGTNPALEKLPYDAVKDFAPITQAAVAQTGLLVNPAVKAQSVKELVALLKAEPGKLNYASSGKGSMPHIAGALFAQLTGTDMTPIHYRGAAPALADTVAGRTQLMFGTLVSGSGQIKNGTVRALAITGKKRSPLFPDVPTFAEAGLADFEVPQWYGVFAPAGTPKDVVAKLYQASLEALKDPELQKRFAEQGADVVTSSPDAFAALVQSEIAKWTKVIRAAQITAE, from the coding sequence ATGACCACGACTTCCCTTCTTCCTTCCCTGCGCACGCTCGCGGCAAGCGCACTGCTGGCCTCGGCCACCCTGGCCTTGCCCATGGCGGCATCGGCCCAGGCAGCCTTCCCCAACAAACCCGTCCGCCTGATCGTTCCGACCGCGCCTGGCGGCGGCACGGACTTCATGGCGCGCGTGCTGGCGCAGAAGCTGACCGACAAGCTGGGCGTCAGCGTGGTGGTCGAAAACAAGGGCGGTGCAGGCGGCACCATCGGATCGGATTACGTCGCCAAGGCGCCGGCGGACGGCTACACGCTGTTGATGGGCTACATCGGCACCCACGGCACCAACCCGGCGCTGGAAAAGCTGCCGTATGACGCCGTCAAGGATTTCGCGCCGATCACGCAGGCCGCCGTCGCCCAGACGGGGTTGCTGGTCAACCCTGCCGTCAAGGCGCAGTCGGTCAAGGAACTGGTCGCGCTGCTGAAGGCGGAGCCCGGCAAGTTGAACTACGCGTCGTCGGGCAAGGGGTCGATGCCGCACATTGCCGGCGCGCTGTTCGCGCAGCTGACCGGCACGGATATGACGCCGATCCACTATCGCGGCGCCGCGCCAGCCCTGGCCGATACCGTGGCTGGCCGCACGCAGCTCATGTTCGGCACGCTGGTCAGCGGGTCGGGCCAGATCAAGAATGGCACCGTGCGCGCGCTGGCCATTACCGGCAAGAAGCGGTCGCCGCTGTTCCCCGACGTCCCGACCTTTGCCGAAGCCGGTCTGGCCGACTTTGAAGTGCCGCAGTGGTATGGCGTATTCGCGCCAGCCGGCACGCCCAAGGACGTGGTCGCCAAGCTGTACCAGGCGTCGCTTGAAGCGCTCAAGGATCCCGAACTGCAGAAGCGGTTTGCCGAGCAAGGCGCCGATGTGGTGACCAGTTCGCCAGACGCATTTGCTGCGCTGGTGCAATCGGAAATTGCAAAGTGGACGAAAGTGATACGCGCCGCGCAGATTACCGCTGAGTAA
- a CDS encoding RluA family pseudouridine synthase encodes MSVPLLRKAKSSAPTSARKPAPARPTPSAPAPLVVRQVEVDDDHDGQRLDNFLMRLCKGVPKSHIYKAIRGGEVRVNKGRVGVDHRLAVGDIVRVPPLRLPEQKVHFVPPGEFPVVFEDEAMLVIDKPAGVAVHGGSGVDFGVIEQLRKSRPQAKFLELVHRLDRDTSGLLMIGKKRSALVGLHQSLRDGGWSKHYLTVVSGDWVNDRQHVRLPLTKWTTKSGERRVRVDPDGQVAHTIFSLKQRYGAFSLLDAELKTGRTHQIRVHLASSGFPIIGDDKYGDDDVNARLASSGFKRMFLHAHTLSLLHPLTGERLELQAPLPPDCVAFLEELATP; translated from the coding sequence ATGTCGGTACCCCTATTGCGCAAAGCGAAATCCTCCGCTCCAACCTCGGCCCGCAAGCCTGCGCCAGCCCGGCCGACGCCCTCCGCGCCGGCCCCTCTGGTCGTGCGGCAGGTCGAGGTGGACGACGACCACGACGGCCAGCGACTCGACAATTTCCTCATGCGCCTGTGCAAGGGCGTACCCAAGAGCCATATCTATAAGGCGATCCGGGGTGGCGAGGTCCGGGTCAACAAGGGCCGGGTGGGGGTCGACCATCGTCTGGCCGTGGGCGACATCGTGCGGGTTCCGCCGCTGCGCCTGCCCGAACAGAAGGTCCATTTCGTGCCACCCGGGGAGTTTCCCGTAGTGTTCGAAGATGAAGCCATGCTGGTCATCGACAAACCCGCCGGCGTCGCCGTCCATGGCGGCAGCGGCGTCGACTTCGGCGTGATCGAACAGCTGCGCAAGTCCCGTCCCCAGGCCAAGTTTCTTGAACTGGTCCACCGGCTCGACCGCGACACGTCGGGCCTGCTCATGATCGGCAAGAAGCGCAGCGCGCTGGTGGGTCTGCACCAGTCCCTGCGCGACGGCGGCTGGAGCAAGCACTACCTGACGGTGGTGTCGGGCGACTGGGTCAACGATCGCCAGCACGTCCGCCTGCCGCTGACCAAGTGGACCACCAAGTCCGGAGAACGCCGCGTGCGCGTGGACCCCGATGGCCAGGTGGCGCACACCATCTTTTCGCTCAAGCAGCGCTACGGCGCGTTCAGCCTGCTCGACGCCGAACTCAAGACCGGGCGGACTCACCAGATCCGCGTCCATCTCGCCAGCAGCGGCTTTCCCATCATCGGGGACGACAAATATGGCGATGACGACGTGAATGCCCGCCTGGCCAGCAGCGGCTTCAAGCGCATGTTCCTGCATGCGCATACGCTAAGCCTGTTGCACCCCCTGACCGGAGAGCGGCTTGAACTGCAGGCGCCGCTGCCGCCCGACTGTGTTGCCTTCCTTGAGGAACTTGCCACGCCATGA
- a CDS encoding HAD-IA family hydrolase: MNALHPAPVSAARPTYSLVVFDWDGTLMDSTPTIVNAIQASCRDLGLPVPPDAAASWVIGLGLTEALATAIPTLQPEQIPKLLERYRFHYLTKDPELRLFPGIQEMLDALRSKGVKMAVATGKSRLGLERMLETTGLRPYFTATRCADETFSKPHPGMLLELMEEIGTIPEEVIMIGDTSHDLNMACNAGVAGLGVAYGAHPISELLPCRPEVVVHTVPELHAWLIGHVIGGPVTGTPAGAA, from the coding sequence ATGAACGCGCTCCATCCGGCACCGGTTTCCGCCGCCCGCCCTACGTATTCCCTGGTTGTGTTCGACTGGGACGGCACCCTGATGGACTCGACGCCCACCATCGTCAACGCGATCCAGGCGTCCTGCCGCGACCTGGGTCTGCCCGTGCCGCCCGACGCCGCGGCCAGCTGGGTGATCGGCCTGGGCCTGACCGAAGCGCTGGCGACGGCCATTCCCACGCTGCAGCCAGAACAGATCCCCAAGCTGCTGGAACGCTATCGCTTCCATTACCTGACCAAGGATCCCGAACTGCGGCTGTTTCCGGGCATCCAGGAGATGCTGGATGCCCTGCGGAGCAAAGGCGTGAAGATGGCGGTGGCTACCGGCAAGAGCCGCCTGGGCCTGGAACGCATGCTGGAAACCACTGGCCTGCGGCCGTACTTCACGGCCACGCGCTGCGCCGACGAGACGTTCTCCAAGCCGCATCCGGGCATGTTGCTGGAGTTGATGGAAGAAATTGGCACGATCCCCGAAGAAGTCATCATGATCGGTGATACGTCACACGATCTGAACATGGCCTGCAATGCGGGCGTGGCCGGACTGGGCGTGGCCTATGGCGCCCATCCGATCAGCGAACTGCTGCCCTGCCGGCCCGAAGTGGTCGTTCACACCGTGCCAGAGCTGCATGCCTGGCTGATCGGTCATGTCATCGGCGGTCCGGTCACCGGCACGCCGGCTGGCGCGGCCTGA